A portion of the Flavobacterium magnum genome contains these proteins:
- a CDS encoding T9SS-dependent choice-of-anchor J family protein, giving the protein MKRITLLLFLVLTAVTGFSQCIRTYKFPGNTVISDNLGFPQTISTFNWTVDDYAQVSNIAIGSDYVFTCSINGTENYITVTDLSDNIIASGESPLTVNAIAVDEVKLHYSDDAACAGSQGGHTTTLQILLTCPVPLNVSVNSILMTSADFSWEAGGAETAWEVLVLPAGSPNPGPSTSGTPVTTMSYTATSLTQATDYVFYVRANCGSEFSPWTLASGFTTACNGISAFNESFDGVSTPELPTCWNAVLRGPGLSPNAGIVTEGFEPVHSSPNAVQLDNSDSTGDYDVILVSPNLSNLGAGTHRIKFYASGFSNLQVGTMDGFSDTATFSVLEEVEITQDATQYTVDFTSYTGTDTYIGFRLNASSMYSSVYIDDILWEQSPSCPDVTEINVPAVGTNTATVTWVPGGSESAWQLAVGSASDNDPNALTPVASADVTKELLGLTDNTNYKVWVRSMCAGGTDAGAWIGPVSFTSACLPIAGFSENFDSVNTPELPGCWTEILRGPTISDYATINTVSFTTVHSAPNSVELYNADSDTAGADDVILVSPNLSNLGSGTHRLKFYAKNTGSLQVGTMDSNTQSATFSVFEEITTTNQVTQYTVDFSAYSGTDTYVAFRLNNQDFYTSILLDDILWEVNPTCPDVTDVAVSATTISGATINWIGGGSENSWNVAVGPASATDPNTLTFVTASSETKDITGLTDNTDYKVWVRSVCAGNDNGAWIGPVSFTTACIATANFSENFDSTDTGDLPGCWTAIVRGPSISEYADISVRDWIEVHSNPNAVQLYNDFSSTTADNDVILVSPNLSTLSLGTYRLKFYAINAGSLQIGTIDSNTNSGVFNLVEEVNTSDTATEYKIEFSSYTGPDTYVAIRLNGGPYSSIFLDNIVWELSPTCPDVSEVAAIGVSTSSADVTWLSNGSESQWQVGYTLATEQDPATATLVSSTNQYATLTGLASGTKYNVWVRSVCAGNDYGAWIGPVEFNTYCDASGLPFSEDFESATPPGLPICGSAINLGTGNAWEVTEDTFGALQAGFDSKTLTYRYDTDNAANAWYFTRGVTLQAGIGYNISYRYGDNAVDAFSEDLKVMAGTAPTADDMSIDIANYNGINSGTAMQESINFTVPADGVYYFGFNAYSAANQYFIYVDDVMVDVSLSTPGIENDRFSYYPNPVKNVLTLTNTKNITSVEVYNMIGQRLIVKNDNSTTSKVDMSGLPNGSYVVKMTADGMTKTVKVLKQ; this is encoded by the coding sequence ATGAAAAGAATTACTTTACTGCTCTTTCTGGTTTTGACTGCGGTAACGGGTTTTTCTCAATGTATCCGAACTTACAAGTTTCCTGGAAACACTGTAATTTCTGACAACTTGGGATTCCCGCAGACCATATCGACGTTTAACTGGACCGTCGATGATTATGCCCAGGTGTCGAACATTGCCATTGGCAGCGATTACGTTTTTACCTGCTCGATCAACGGCACGGAAAACTACATTACGGTGACCGACCTGTCAGATAATATTATCGCATCAGGAGAATCGCCACTGACCGTTAACGCAATTGCCGTCGACGAGGTGAAGCTGCATTATTCTGACGATGCCGCCTGTGCAGGCAGCCAGGGTGGCCACACGACCACACTCCAAATCCTGTTGACCTGTCCGGTTCCGTTGAACGTGTCCGTTAATTCGATCCTGATGACGAGTGCCGATTTCAGTTGGGAAGCCGGAGGCGCAGAAACGGCCTGGGAAGTACTGGTCCTGCCTGCAGGCTCGCCAAATCCGGGGCCTTCAACTTCCGGAACACCCGTGACCACGATGTCCTACACCGCAACATCATTGACGCAGGCAACGGATTATGTGTTTTATGTAAGGGCGAATTGCGGTTCTGAATTCAGTCCGTGGACTTTAGCATCCGGTTTCACCACGGCGTGTAACGGAATCAGTGCGTTCAATGAAAGTTTTGACGGTGTCTCCACTCCGGAACTGCCGACGTGCTGGAACGCCGTGCTCCGCGGCCCGGGATTGTCACCGAATGCCGGGATTGTCACCGAGGGTTTTGAGCCGGTACATTCTTCGCCCAACGCCGTACAGCTGGATAATTCAGATTCTACGGGGGATTATGATGTCATCCTGGTTTCACCAAACCTATCCAATCTGGGTGCCGGGACACACCGTATCAAGTTTTACGCGAGCGGTTTCTCGAACCTGCAGGTCGGTACCATGGACGGCTTTTCCGATACGGCTACATTTTCCGTACTGGAAGAAGTTGAGATCACACAGGACGCCACGCAATACACCGTCGATTTTACTTCCTACACGGGCACTGACACGTACATCGGGTTCAGGTTGAACGCGTCTTCAATGTACAGCAGTGTCTATATCGATGACATCCTGTGGGAACAAAGCCCTAGCTGTCCGGATGTGACCGAAATTAACGTTCCGGCTGTCGGTACCAATACGGCAACAGTAACCTGGGTGCCCGGTGGATCGGAGTCAGCCTGGCAGCTGGCTGTCGGTAGTGCTTCGGACAACGATCCGAATGCGCTGACTCCCGTCGCTTCCGCAGATGTAACTAAGGAACTCTTAGGACTTACTGACAATACTAATTATAAAGTCTGGGTACGCTCTATGTGTGCGGGCGGAACGGATGCCGGTGCCTGGATCGGGCCGGTTTCGTTTACCTCCGCCTGTTTGCCGATTGCCGGTTTCTCTGAAAATTTCGACAGCGTAAACACGCCGGAATTGCCTGGATGCTGGACTGAAATCCTCAGGGGTCCAACCATTTCGGATTATGCAACCATCAACACGGTCAGTTTTACTACGGTTCATTCGGCTCCAAACTCCGTTGAACTTTACAATGCAGACTCAGATACGGCAGGTGCTGACGATGTGATCCTCGTATCCCCCAACTTATCCAACCTGGGAAGCGGCACACACCGCCTGAAATTCTATGCTAAAAATACAGGAAGCCTGCAGGTGGGTACCATGGATTCGAATACGCAAAGTGCTACTTTCAGTGTTTTCGAAGAAATCACCACTACCAACCAGGTTACGCAATACACAGTAGATTTCAGTGCTTACAGCGGGACGGATACCTATGTGGCGTTCCGTTTGAACAATCAGGACTTCTACACGTCGATTCTTCTGGACGACATACTATGGGAAGTAAATCCGACCTGCCCTGATGTCACTGACGTAGCGGTATCAGCAACTACAATCAGCGGCGCCACCATCAACTGGATTGGCGGCGGATCGGAAAACAGCTGGAATGTGGCTGTCGGACCGGCTTCTGCGACGGATCCCAACACGCTGACTTTCGTAACGGCATCATCGGAAACCAAGGACATCACGGGGCTGACCGACAATACGGATTATAAAGTCTGGGTCAGATCGGTTTGTGCCGGCAATGACAATGGCGCCTGGATCGGGCCGGTCTCATTTACCACGGCCTGTATTGCCACGGCCAACTTCTCTGAAAACTTCGATTCAACCGACACAGGCGACCTTCCGGGTTGCTGGACGGCGATCGTGAGAGGCCCATCCATTTCAGAATACGCTGACATTAGTGTAAGGGATTGGATAGAAGTGCATTCCAATCCGAATGCAGTACAACTTTATAACGACTTTTCGTCGACCACTGCTGACAATGATGTCATACTCGTTTCCCCTAACCTGTCGACCCTTTCGTTGGGCACGTACCGTTTAAAATTTTATGCGATCAATGCAGGCAGTTTACAGATCGGTACAATCGATTCCAACACCAATTCGGGCGTGTTCAACCTCGTTGAAGAAGTAAACACTTCGGACACGGCCACAGAATACAAGATTGAGTTTTCGTCCTACACCGGACCGGACACCTATGTGGCAATTCGTTTGAATGGCGGCCCCTATTCGTCTATTTTCCTTGACAACATTGTGTGGGAACTATCGCCAACCTGTCCTGATGTATCGGAAGTTGCGGCCATCGGCGTCTCAACATCGAGCGCTGACGTAACCTGGCTTTCGAATGGATCTGAGTCGCAGTGGCAGGTTGGTTACACCCTGGCAACCGAGCAGGATCCGGCGACCGCGACGCTGGTTTCGTCAACGAACCAATACGCTACACTGACAGGCCTAGCGTCAGGAACGAAGTATAATGTCTGGGTCAGGTCGGTTTGCGCCGGAAATGACTATGGCGCGTGGATCGGACCCGTAGAATTCAACACCTACTGTGACGCGTCAGGGCTTCCGTTTTCGGAAGATTTCGAAAGCGCTACGCCTCCCGGACTTCCCATCTGTGGCAGCGCCATCAACCTCGGAACCGGAAATGCCTGGGAAGTTACCGAAGATACTTTTGGCGCTTTACAGGCCGGTTTTGACAGTAAGACACTTACGTATAGGTACGACACTGACAATGCCGCAAATGCCTGGTATTTTACAAGAGGGGTCACATTGCAGGCCGGCATTGGCTATAACATCTCTTACAGATACGGTGACAATGCCGTTGATGCATTCAGCGAAGATCTTAAGGTAATGGCCGGAACAGCGCCAACTGCAGATGATATGTCGATTGATATTGCGAATTATAACGGCATCAACTCCGGCACAGCAATGCAGGAATCCATCAACTTCACGGTACCTGCGGATGGCGTATATTACTTCGGGTTCAATGCATACTCAGCCGCCAACCAATATTTCATCTATGTTGATGATGTTATGGTAGATGTTTCCTTGTCAACGCCAGGCATCGAAAACGACAGATTCAGTTACTATCCAAACCCCGTCAAAAACGTATTGACCCTGACCAATACGAAAAACATCACTTCAGTAGAAGTGTACAACATGATCGGGCAAAGATTGATCGTTAAGAATGACAACAGTACAACTTCGAAAGTGGACATGTCCGGCTTGCCAAACGGCAGCTATGTAGTCAAAATGACTGCAGACGGCATGACCAAAACCGTAAAGGTACTCAAACAATAA
- a CDS encoding M28 family peptidase, translating to MRKLSLLLIFNSLLITAQTPDEQKLKDIYDQSLTNSQSYSWLDHLSNKIGARLSGSANAQKAIEYTKAELDKLGLDRVYLQEVMVPHWVRGEKESAYIEINKKKIPVPICALGMSVATPEKGILAEVVEVQSIKELEILGVEKIKGRIVFFNRPMNNALVEPMEAYRDAGDQRGKGPREASKYGAVGVIVRSLTLRLDDFPHTGGTWYGDIPAAQHIPAAAISTNGAALLSKSLKTNPNLKFFFKQSCKKLDDVLSYNVIGEITGSEHPEQIMVVGGHLDSWDLGDGAQDDGAGVVQSMEVLRIFKLLGYKPKHTIRAVLFINEENGVRGGDAYAAVAQSSNENHIFAMESDSGGFTPRGFTIEGDEADVARIQRWKPLFEPYMLHLFAKGHSGTDVEPIKSSKIIKVGLKPDTQRYFDHHHAATDTFDAVNKRELELGAAAMTSLMYLVDQYGID from the coding sequence ATGAGAAAACTATCTCTGCTACTAATTTTTAATTCATTGCTGATTACGGCACAAACCCCCGACGAACAAAAGCTAAAAGACATTTACGACCAATCCTTGACCAATTCCCAAAGCTATTCGTGGCTGGATCACCTCTCCAATAAGATCGGCGCGAGGCTTTCGGGGTCGGCGAATGCGCAGAAAGCCATCGAATATACAAAGGCGGAACTCGACAAACTGGGCCTTGACCGCGTCTACCTTCAGGAAGTGATGGTGCCACATTGGGTGCGTGGTGAAAAGGAATCGGCTTATATTGAAATTAATAAAAAGAAAATCCCTGTACCCATCTGTGCGTTGGGCATGTCTGTGGCCACACCCGAAAAAGGGATTCTGGCAGAAGTGGTTGAAGTGCAAAGTATTAAGGAACTCGAAATCTTAGGCGTTGAAAAGATTAAGGGCAGGATTGTTTTTTTTAACCGGCCGATGAATAACGCGCTCGTAGAGCCTATGGAAGCATACCGTGATGCGGGAGACCAACGCGGAAAAGGACCGCGGGAAGCCTCCAAATATGGCGCTGTTGGCGTGATTGTCCGATCGCTTACCCTGAGGCTCGATGATTTCCCACATACCGGCGGCACCTGGTACGGCGATATCCCTGCAGCACAACACATTCCGGCGGCCGCCATAAGTACCAACGGTGCAGCGCTATTGAGCAAATCCCTGAAAACCAACCCAAACCTGAAATTCTTCTTTAAACAATCCTGTAAGAAACTCGACGATGTCCTTTCTTACAATGTTATTGGGGAAATAACCGGCAGTGAACACCCTGAACAGATCATGGTCGTGGGTGGCCATCTCGATTCCTGGGATTTAGGGGACGGGGCGCAGGACGACGGCGCCGGTGTCGTGCAAAGCATGGAGGTATTGCGAATTTTCAAACTGCTTGGTTACAAACCAAAACACACCATTCGGGCCGTGTTGTTCATCAATGAGGAGAACGGCGTCAGGGGAGGTGATGCGTATGCCGCCGTGGCACAAAGCAGCAATGAAAACCACATCTTTGCAATGGAAAGCGATTCAGGTGGATTTACGCCACGCGGATTCACTATTGAAGGCGATGAGGCGGACGTGGCCAGGATCCAGCGCTGGAAGCCTTTGTTCGAACCGTATATGCTGCATCTGTTTGCAAAGGGGCACAGCGGGACTGATGTCGAGCCGATCAAGTCTTCAAAGATTATAAAAGTGGGTTTGAAGCCCGATACCCAGCGCTATTTCGATCACCACCATGCTGCGACTGACACGTTTGATGCCGTGAACAAACGCGAATTGGAGCTAGGCGCCGCCGCGATGACTTCATTGATGTATTTGGTGGACCAATATGGGATTGATTAG
- a CDS encoding MFS transporter produces the protein MSDSSVKTNYPALYTLITVFFFWGFIAAGNSIFIPFCKSYFSLDQFQSQLVDFAFYTAYYIGALLLFAFSDLRGKDIVGKWGYKKSIVYGLLFSALGAGAMIVAVEANVYAGMLCGLFIVALGFSLQQTAANPFAILLGDPKTGTSRVNLGGGINSFGTTIGPIVVALALFGTAASVTDDQIKHLELSKVIYLYVGVGLLFVAAAALFFFSKKVPSGIAIEPMEKANKALRTLVIMTGLLIVMFSPVFASYDSTEAKQIEGIEKQIEPQTKSINDLNDKIVTVKHDKVIADAEKQTTIASIEQQITTIQAEIKPQTDQIKSIKLPLEKYRMYWLSGALLVIILGLLFSYSSAQKKSEGWGAMQYPQLVLGMLAIFTYVGVEVAIGSNLGELLKLKEFGSLRSSEIAPYISMYWGSLMIGRWAGAISAFNLKGSVRKVMLVIVPLVAFFLILGVNIISGKDMVPLYYYVLCVIIQIIAFFISKDKPARTLMIFGTFGILAMVVGLCSSGTVAIYAFLSGGLACSIMWPAIFSLSIIGLGKYTSQGSAFLVMMILGGGIIPPLQGKLSDILGIHQSYIVAVVCFAYLTLFAVLVKSSLKKQNIDVDAIEIEGAH, from the coding sequence ATGAGTGATTCATCCGTAAAAACCAATTATCCGGCGTTGTATACCCTGATTACGGTGTTCTTCTTCTGGGGTTTTATCGCCGCAGGAAACAGTATTTTCATCCCATTCTGTAAAAGCTACTTTTCGCTTGACCAATTCCAGTCACAGCTGGTTGACTTCGCATTTTACACTGCTTATTATATCGGCGCTTTGCTGTTGTTTGCTTTCAGTGATTTGCGGGGAAAAGATATTGTAGGAAAATGGGGCTACAAAAAAAGCATCGTATACGGTCTTTTATTCTCGGCTTTGGGTGCCGGCGCGATGATTGTCGCTGTTGAAGCCAATGTTTACGCAGGAATGCTTTGTGGGTTGTTTATTGTAGCGCTTGGGTTTTCATTGCAGCAAACTGCCGCAAATCCATTTGCAATCTTGTTGGGAGACCCAAAAACAGGTACCAGCCGTGTGAATTTAGGTGGCGGAATTAACTCTTTCGGAACGACTATTGGCCCTATTGTTGTAGCATTGGCATTATTCGGGACAGCCGCTTCGGTTACCGATGATCAGATCAAGCATCTGGAATTAAGCAAGGTAATTTACCTGTACGTAGGGGTCGGATTATTGTTCGTTGCTGCTGCCGCATTGTTTTTCTTTTCGAAAAAAGTGCCTTCCGGAATTGCTATTGAACCAATGGAGAAAGCGAATAAGGCTTTACGTACTTTGGTTATCATGACAGGGCTATTGATTGTAATGTTCAGTCCGGTATTTGCGAGTTATGATTCTACGGAGGCGAAACAGATTGAAGGCATAGAAAAACAGATTGAACCACAAACCAAATCCATCAATGATCTCAATGATAAAATTGTTACGGTTAAACATGATAAAGTCATTGCAGATGCAGAAAAGCAAACAACGATTGCTTCAATAGAGCAGCAGATTACGACAATCCAGGCAGAAATTAAACCGCAGACGGATCAGATAAAAAGTATCAAATTGCCACTAGAGAAATACAGGATGTACTGGCTTTCCGGTGCGTTGTTGGTCATTATTTTAGGTTTACTATTTTCCTATTCCTCAGCACAGAAGAAGTCAGAAGGCTGGGGTGCGATGCAATATCCACAGTTGGTTTTGGGAATGCTTGCCATCTTTACTTATGTAGGTGTTGAAGTGGCCATCGGAAGTAACCTTGGGGAATTATTGAAGCTGAAGGAATTCGGAAGCCTAAGGTCGTCTGAAATTGCACCATACATTTCGATGTATTGGGGTAGTTTAATGATTGGACGCTGGGCGGGAGCAATCAGTGCTTTTAACCTGAAAGGAAGTGTTAGGAAAGTGATGCTGGTAATTGTACCATTGGTGGCTTTTTTCCTGATCCTTGGCGTAAATATTATATCAGGTAAAGACATGGTACCACTGTACTATTATGTTTTGTGCGTAATCATTCAGATTATCGCTTTTTTCATCAGTAAAGATAAACCGGCTCGTACATTAATGATTTTCGGTACTTTTGGAATACTGGCAATGGTAGTCGGTCTGTGCTCGAGTGGTACGGTCGCAATTTACGCTTTCCTTTCGGGCGGATTGGCTTGTAGCATTATGTGGCCGGCAATCTTCAGTTTGTCAATCATAGGGTTAGGAAAATATACTTCACAAGGTTCCGCGTTTTTAGTAATGATGATTCTTGGCGGTGGAATTATTCCTCCGCTTCAAGGTAAATTGTCAGATATCCTGGGAATCCATCAATCATACATTGTTGCTGTAGTTTGTTTTGCTTACCTGACATTGTTCGCAGTATTGGTGAAATCAAGCCTTAAGAAACAGAACATCGATGTTGATGCAATCGAGATAGAAGGAGCGCATTAA
- a CDS encoding family 43 glycosylhydrolase has product MSFFLLSITGSGRPSVFSKVKKELLPSLFFTGKKSGNPLPFPSIAIRAMAIVLITIVSETSWAQQKTYCNPINIDYGYCPIPNFVTQGKHRATADPVITFFKGEYYLFSTNQWGYWHSKDMLDWKFIPRKFLRPEHKVYDELCAPSVSFVNDTLIVVGSTHTKEFPIWMSTNPSVGDWKELVHKSEAGAWDPQIFWDKEKDEVYEYYGSSNTYPIHGVKLNRKTFQPEGEVYDLIALNDDEHGWERFGEYNDNVFLQPFMEGAYMNKHNGKYYLQYGGPGTEFSGYGDGVYVGDGPLGPFQYQSFNPFSYKPGGFARGAGHGGTYQDDNSDYWHVSTIAICTKNNFERRIGIWPAGFDQDGILYSNTAYGDYPNFLPSEQKDHHSESFAGWMLLNYNKPVQVSSTLGGFQPNLAVDEDLKTYWSAKSDKKGEYIISDLGEKSTINAIQINYADQDVDLMGKPETTKGHQYIIYVSDDNKNWKVLVDKSKNTKDVPHDYIELSTPGKGRYLKLENLGMPTGKFAISGFRAFGKGSGKVPGEVQNFVPLRAEAKKKGERRSIWMKWQQEQSADGYVIYFGKSPDKMYGSIMVYGKTEYYFSGADRSEAYYFRIEAFNNNGIGPKTEVKQAP; this is encoded by the coding sequence ATGAGCTTTTTCCTGCTATCCATTACAGGCTCCGGCCGGCCTTCCGTTTTTTCCAAAGTAAAAAAGGAGCTCCTGCCGTCGCTCTTTTTTACCGGGAAAAAATCGGGAAACCCGCTGCCGTTTCCTTCCATTGCTATCAGGGCTATGGCGATTGTCCTGATAACGATAGTATCTGAAACATCATGGGCGCAGCAAAAAACCTACTGCAATCCCATAAACATCGATTACGGTTATTGCCCGATCCCGAACTTCGTAACGCAGGGTAAACACCGCGCCACCGCCGATCCGGTTATTACTTTTTTCAAGGGTGAGTACTACCTGTTCTCCACGAATCAATGGGGGTACTGGCATAGTAAGGACATGCTTGACTGGAAATTCATCCCTCGAAAATTCCTTCGCCCGGAACACAAAGTGTATGATGAATTGTGCGCACCATCGGTGTCATTCGTTAACGACACGCTGATTGTCGTCGGCTCAACCCACACCAAGGAATTCCCAATCTGGATGAGCACGAATCCGTCCGTTGGTGACTGGAAAGAACTCGTGCACAAATCTGAGGCAGGCGCCTGGGACCCGCAGATTTTCTGGGATAAGGAAAAAGATGAAGTGTACGAATACTATGGCTCGAGTAATACATATCCGATTCATGGCGTAAAACTGAACCGCAAGACCTTTCAGCCCGAAGGCGAAGTGTATGACCTGATAGCCTTAAATGATGACGAGCACGGCTGGGAACGTTTCGGGGAATACAATGACAATGTCTTCCTGCAGCCGTTTATGGAGGGCGCTTACATGAACAAACACAACGGTAAATATTACCTGCAATATGGCGGGCCGGGAACCGAATTCAGTGGTTACGGTGACGGCGTATACGTAGGGGATGGGCCGTTGGGCCCTTTTCAGTACCAGTCTTTCAATCCATTCTCCTATAAACCGGGCGGTTTTGCGAGAGGGGCAGGGCATGGCGGCACCTATCAGGATGACAATAGTGATTACTGGCATGTGTCCACCATAGCGATCTGCACCAAAAATAATTTCGAACGAAGGATTGGCATCTGGCCTGCGGGTTTTGACCAAGACGGGATTTTGTATTCGAATACCGCTTATGGCGATTACCCGAATTTCCTGCCTTCAGAGCAGAAAGACCATCATTCCGAAAGTTTTGCGGGATGGATGCTGCTGAATTACAACAAACCCGTACAGGTTTCGTCGACACTTGGCGGCTTTCAGCCAAACCTGGCGGTCGATGAGGATTTGAAAACCTACTGGTCAGCCAAATCGGATAAAAAAGGGGAATATATCATTTCCGATTTAGGTGAAAAGAGCACCATCAATGCGATCCAGATCAATTACGCCGACCAGGACGTTGATCTTATGGGCAAGCCCGAAACGACCAAAGGACATCAGTACATCATTTATGTGTCAGACGACAACAAGAACTGGAAGGTTTTAGTCGATAAAAGCAAAAATACCAAAGATGTCCCGCATGATTATATAGAGCTTTCAACGCCTGGTAAAGGTCGTTACCTGAAGCTTGAAAATCTGGGTATGCCGACAGGTAAGTTTGCCATTTCCGGATTTCGCGCTTTCGGCAAAGGAAGCGGTAAAGTGCCTGGCGAAGTGCAAAATTTTGTGCCCTTACGCGCCGAAGCCAAAAAGAAAGGCGAACGCCGCAGCATCTGGATGAAATGGCAGCAGGAACAATCCGCGGACGGGTATGTCATTTATTTCGGGAAATCGCCGGATAAGATGTACGGGTCCATTATGGTTTACGGAAAGACCGAGTATTACTTCAGTGGCGCCGACCGTTCCGAAGCGTATTATTTCAGGATTGAGGCTTTTAATAACAATGGCATCGGACCCAAAACGGAAGTGAAACAGGCACCGTAA